The nucleotide sequence GTCGGTAAGCCCCGCCCTGTCGCGTACAGCCTGAAACGAGGTCAAAGCTTTTGAAGCGGTAGTGCTGGCGCTACCGGCCATAATAGCTTCTACATGGAGAAGAAGTACATCGGCGTATCGGATTACGATCCAATCGTTGCCAGCAAGTGTTGGGTCGCTATCAAAGCTTTTCCCATTCGATCCGCCATCTTCGCCGTTCGGAAGGTATTTGGTTACCTGATACTGACCTACCTGCGAAGGGTCAGGCCTATATGAGACCGCGGTCCTATCACCCCCAAATTCATCTAATACGGCAACGGCTTCACTGGTTACATAGTTCACCCCAGAAGTTCTACCTACACCGTTCAACCATTCGGCTGAAAAGTTTTGACTGTCTGAACTTAGGTTTGGAAGGTAGCCTATCGAGAAGATAACTTCATTGTTTTCTTCGTTGTAAAATACGTCTTCAAAGTCGGGTTCTAGGGAATAGCCTGAAGCCATTACACTTTCCAATAGGGTTTGGGCTTCTGAATAGTTTTCTCCCAAGGTCAAATATACTTTTGCCAAAAGGGTCTGTGCAGCAGCTTTGGAGGCTCTTGTGCGGTAGGTGTTGTCTAGCCCATCAACTGCAGTGGACAAGTCACTCTTTATAAAGTCATATATAGAAGATGCCGCAACCCGGGCAAATTGAATATCGGTTTCCAAAGGTCCGACTACCCTATCTATCAAAGGAACATCACCATAGAGGCGCACCAAATTGAAATAGGCATAGGCTCTAACGAATTTAGCTTCGGCTTCATATGATGCTTTAGTCGCTGCATTTTCTATTACATCAAGATTGTCCAATACTACATTGGCCCTATAGATAATGTTGTAATAGCTCTCGTAATAATTGGCAATAATACCGTTGTTCGGTGTTATGTTATAACTTTCGAATTGTGCTGCTTCACCCTCGCTACTTTTGGTACGGGTATTATCGCTCCGCATTTCGGTGATGTAGAATTCGTATTGAATACCATGTCTGTCATCGGGATCCGTCGAATTTACTCCTTGAATACCGTCATACATATTGATCAAAGCGGTTTCTAATTCTTCTTCTGTAGAGAAGTAGGTTTCCGAAGATACTCCTGATGTTGGTGCGGGAGACAAGAAGTCCTTTTCGCAGGCCGTAAAGGATACGACTACCGCCAGAAGCATCGTTATTAGTTTGAATTGTTTCATAATATATCGTGAATTTTGTTTATACTGTTCTGATTAAAAATCAAGGTTAAGTCCTATAGAAATCGTTCTATATATAGGGGAACCTGCTCTTTGGTAACCGTAAGCTGTAGGACTTGTTCTGTCTACGGATTCAGGATTGAAACCTGTATAGTCATCTGCCGTCTTGTACATAAGGTTTTGGCCACTAGCATATATTCTTAAACCAGACACACCATAATCACTCAAAACGTCTTTTGGGAAATTGTATCCAATATTTACGTTTCTCAGTGCTACGTACGAAGCGTCTTGAATAATATCATCAGTAAAGATTTTTTCTTTGATAAATTCTTGGTTAGGCGTTGTTTCAGGATTGAAATCTTGAGAAGAATTGAAATGGTTGAACAGGTATTGGTCTCCCATGTTCCTGATTTCGGCCCCATGTGAACCTTGGAACATAAAACTAAAATCGAACTTGCCAAGATTAAACTCGTTGGTGAAACTCCAGACTAATTCTGGATATGGGTCTCCTAAAGCAGCTTTGTCTTCATCATCAATAATACCATCGCCGTTTAAATCCTTTACGTAAACATCTTGGGCTTCGCCACCAACAGGGTGGAAAGCATCGTTCAAGTATTCAAGCGGAATGTCTTTGTCGACGACCCAACCGTAGAATGTGGAAATCGGTTGTCCTTCAAGGTTGATCCACTCTGCTGCCCTTTTAGAGTCTACATTTGTAATTTGACCGTTGGAGTCGGCGAAGTCTACTAAAGTATTCTTGTTCGTTGAAGCTATGATGGTAGAGGCCCACCTGAAGTTTTCTGTAACAATGTTCTTTGTTCTCAGTTCAATTTCATAACCTTCGTTTTTGACTTCACCTAAATTAACAAGGGCACTGTTAAAACCTGTAGTCACTGAAATCGGATTGTTCAATAATAGTTGGTCACTGGTTCGTTGGTAATAATCAACGGAGCCCGATACCCTATTGTTAAAAAAGCCGAAATCCAAACCAGGGTTGAATTCTCTCAAACGCTCCCATTGCAGTCCCGCGTTGGCTATGTTCAGAGGGTTGAAGCCCGCTTGTAATGAACCGTCTACGGAATAGGTCGTTGAGCCTAAAAGGGCCAAGTATGGGTAGTTGTCTACCAAGATATTACCTGTGCTCAAAGAACTCGTACTACTACTGGTATCGGGATCAACACTACCTACGTTGAGCAAATCGTTTCCTGTTAGACCGTAACTGGCCCTTAATTTAAAAGTGCTTACGATATCACTATCCTGTAAGAAGTTTTCTTTGGCAAGGTTCCAACCAACAGAGGCGGCAGTAAAATTACCGTATTTGAAGTCTTGACCGAAGATAGAGCTACCGTCCCTTCTAAAGCTAAATGAAGCTAGGTATTTATCGTCATAAGCATAGTTCAGTCTGGAAACGTATGATAGGCCGTTCTTTTCCCATTCAAAGGCATCTGCGTTTGAAATGGTCGTGGCGTTGGTGATTTGCTTAACGGCATCGGAAGTATAACCAGTTCCGCTAATTTGTGAATAAAACGATTTTTTCGTTTCAGCGGTTACACCTAAAATTACACTTAGATCATGTTTACCGAAACTCTTGTTATAGGATAGAAAGTTGTCGGTAATAAGGTAGATTTCCTTTTGTGAATATTCATCCATTGAGGCGCCTGCGGCACCGTTTCTACTGGATAGGGTACCTTGCCATCTTGTTCTTTTGGTGTCTTGATACGAACCGGAAAGGGTAGATCGGAAACTTAAACCGTCAATAATGTTGTAATTACCGTAAACGCTACCGAACATTTTGAATTTTTTGTCGTAACGTTCGCGCTCCAATACTTTGGCCGCAGGGTTGGCATTCGAGGTGTTACTGATACTTACCCCACCAGAATCTGCAGGGGCACCGGCGTCGAGGTCGTAGCCGTCAAAATGATATTGTTGTGCGTAATCACCGACTTGCACATCGGCCCACGCCCCATTATCTTGAACCCTATTTACAAATTGAATAGTGTTTTCATCATGGTAAAGTGGTAGCCAATTGGTCTGTCTTAATATATCGTGGGTACTTCCATCAAACCTTCTTCTGTTTGTGTAAGAAGGGGTGAAGTTCACACCAAAGGAAAACTTATCGTTTATTTTGGTATCTACTTTAAGTCTTAATCCGTATTTTTTGAAATCATCGGTAATTAAGACACCTTCGTCATGTGAGTAGTTAAGGGCGGTGCTATACTTGGTTTTTTCACTTCCACCGCGAGCCGATAGGGAATGACTGGTAATGGTACCACCGTCAAAAATGACATCTTGCCAAGAACGGTCAACACCTATGAGTTGTTTGTATTTTGTCCTGTCGGATAATGACCCGGTGGCGGCCAATTGGGCTTGTGCAGTTTCTTCTATTGAAAAGGTATACGCTTCACTATGTCTAGCTTCTTTAAAACCAGTATAGGTACTATAGTTGATACGGGTCTTACCTTCAACACCACCTTTTGTGGTTATCATGATAATACCGTTGGCACCTTTTGAACCGTAAATGGCAGATGATGCTGCATCCTTTAAAATCTCGAAAGACTCTACATCGTTCATGTTCAATGAACCTAGGAAGTCTGAACTTACAATTACACCATCGACAACGACCAATGGGGTAGAGTCACCGGCCATAGAGCCTACACCCCTGATATTTATGGTAGGAGCGGCTCCTGCTTCTCCGTCGGTGGCTTGTATGTTTACCCCCGATACCTGCCCGACCAAGGCATCATCGACACGAGCTACTGCTATTTGATCGAGGTTTTCGTTGACTACTTTTGAGATCGAACCGGTCAAATGTGATTTCTTTTGGGTTCCCCCGTAACCTATAACCACCACCTCGTCTAATTGTTTGGCGTCTTCGGCCATGGTTATATTTAACTCGGTCTGGCCCGTTATGGGTATGGTTTGTGTAACATAGCCGATGTATGAAAATTGAAGAATATCGCCTTCTGAAACGTTTATTTGAAATAATCCGTCAAAATCTGTTGAGGTGCCTTTGGTTGTATTGGCGATTATGACGTTAACTCCCGGTATTGGAACATTGTCCGCATCGGAAACCGTGCCTGACAGTGTGTAACCGTCTTGGGCAAATAGCGATATATTGAGACACAATAATGCTATTAGTGTGAGTTGAGTTTTTAAATTCATTTGTAATAATGTTAAGTTAGTAATGTTCATCGGTTAAGGTCCGATACCTAAATGAGATTGTATAGAATCGCATTTGTTCTTCAACTTACTAGTGCACGTTACTCATTAATGTCCCTGAATTTTGTACTTTTGTAATGAGCGTGTATAGTAAAGTGTACATGTTCTTAGTATTACTTCCCTTCAGAATGAAGTAAATTTTTTTAAAAGGATGGGCGTGCACCCATCCTTTTTTTATTGAAAATATCCTATGGTATCATTAGTATTTTTCTTTTATTAGTATTAGCTTTTCTACAAGTTTTAATTGGTTTTCCATATTGGTTAACCAATTTGGTTTACCAAATATAACTTAATAGTTTGTTAAAAAAAAATTAATGTCAAATTTTATGATGTTAATTTTAGGTATCTAATACTTAAAGGAGCACTAAGTTGCCATATTGGTAATTTGAGGCCGTTCTAGCTTATGAAAAGGCGAGTCCGCCATTGATGTCGATATTGGCCCCGGTAATAAAAGTAGTTTCGTCGGAAGCAAGACAAGCTACGGTATTGGCTATCTCTTCAGCCGTACCTTCCCTGCGCAATGGGGTGGCTCCCGCTACCTTTTTACGTACATCGCCCGTAGTGAAAGTGTCGTGAAAGGTCGTGGCGATCATTCCTGGGCAAAGGGCGTTGACGCGAATATTCTTGGGGCCTACTTCTTTGGCCAGACCTCGTGTAAAGGTCATAACGGCGCCTTTTGAAGTGGCATAGGCCAAAGAACCGCCGCCACCGCCATCACGGCCTGCTTGCGATGCAATGTTTATGATCGAGGCACCAGACTTCATATGGGGCAATATGGCTTGTGAGACCAGAAAGGTGGAGTTGAGGTTCAAGGCAATGACCTTATTAAAGAAAGCCTCGTCCATTTCGGCAATACTCTTACGGGCTACCAATCCACCGGCATTGTTTACCAAGATGTCAATGGTACCTCCAAATGCCTTTATCGCTTCCGATACCAAATGGTCAACATCGGCCTTTTGGGTCATGTCCCCTTTAACGATTATGGCTTCGCCCGAAATTGCCCTTATCTCATCAAGGGTTTTCTTTGCGTTGGCCTCGTTGTTGTAATAGTTGACTACTACTTTGGCTCCTTCTTTTGCCAATTTAAGTGAAATGGCCTTGCCAATATCCCTTGTTCCGCCTGTGACAACGGCAATTTTTCCTTTTAAATCCATAGTTATTATTTAGTCATAAAATCTTCCCTGATCGGGCTGAAAACATCTATTAATACACCTGCTTCTTGACAAACGGTTCCATGCATTACGTGGGGAGGAATGTAAAACGAATCGCCTCCTTTTAGTATTTTGGTCTCTTCACCTATTGTCATCTTGAATTTTCCGCTAACGACGTAAGTTACTTGTGAGTGGTAGTGCTCGTGCATGGGGCCTATACCGCCTTTTTCAAATTTTACGTTTACGAGCATGATCTTATCGTCGTAGCCCATAATCTGACGTTGTACGCCTTCGCCAACGGTTTCCCAGGGGATTTCGTCCCCGATTAAAAACTCTTTACTTGATCCAAAACTTTCCATAGTTTAATTTTAATTGATTTTAATAAATTGATAGGGCCCCGTCCAACGGTATTCCTTGCCCTTGATTTCTATAATATGCTCTTTATTGACATTTTTGTTTTCATTGGCCAGTATCAATAGTGTTTGTTCGGTATTGGACTTGGCATCGATCAATACTGCCGTGTACTCTTTCGTATCTAACATAAGCTCGATTTTAGAGATTGAACTGTTCGCATTTACCGAAAACTCTGAAACAGGACTATAATGGCCGTGTGATTCTAGTATCGATACAAAGGTGGTGTTCTTTGTGTTCTTTCTTCTGATGATCAAACCGGCGTCCCTTCTTAGGTTGAACTCTGGGTCATTGGCCCCGATGCGTACGAAATGTAGCTCGTCGTCGTTGTTCGTTGCCGTGGTCAGGGTATAGAAGCGTCCGTTTTCCAACCAGCTGAGCTGGGAGTTGTCGCCTTTGGGCTGTCCTAGGCCTTCTGACCAAAGGTGCTGATAGCCGTTATCGGAACCTAGGGGTTCCAAGCTTTTTGGGGTGGTGAAATCAAAATTGGTTTGCATCACCTGTCCTTTGAAGTAGAAGGGAAGGTCGTATTGGTTCGCGGCATTCGAACCGACCCTTAGGATATCGAGTACAAAGGGCTTTTCAAAACCATCGGTTTTTATCAGGGCCATGGTCCGATGCATTTCCGTACCGGGATAGGCGTTTTGTTCTTTGGCGCTCACCACCTGTACTTCTGGGTTGGAAGCATCAAAAAAGTAGAGCTCCGAATGGTGTTGGCTCCCCACTTCGTACTTTCCTTCAAAATGTGAGGTTTCGTTTTGTACAAGGGTATTGTGGGCTATGGTCTGTTTGGCCCAGGTCGTGTTCTCCTTGAGGTAATTGCCCCCGCCTTTTTGCTCGATGTTGACAAAACGGGCGAGACCGTAATCTTGTAATATTTCGGTTCCCTTTTCGTAAAGTGAGAACGATAGTTTGTCGTAGTGCCCATGGCTTAGCCCTTGCGCCGCATATTTGTAGACCAAGGTCATAGCTTCGTTGCCGTACCTGAGTATGGCCACGCCCCCTTGGTCGCCGTTGGCCCCATCGCTAAGCTTGATCGATTTTTTTTGGAAGTCCTCGCTTTTTCCTTCCCTAATGCCCAAGGCTACGGCCAGCCCCGAATCGTCCAATAAAACTTGGCCCTGTTCTTCGGCTATGCTGAGCAATTGCGGATTGTGGTTTCCGTAATGATAGGCGATATCAACGGCGGTAACCAGCTCTCGGGAGTGATATGACATACCTTTTTGGGCGTCGTTCAAGGGAAAGAATTCGCCATCGGCATCGGAGAGGCTCAAAAGCGTGTTTACCGATTTTAGCAATACGCCATCCTTGTGTTCGAATATTTTCTGTTGGGGCCTTACATTGTGCAGGGCCTCGGCAAAGATCAAAAAGGGGTACATGGCATACCTTTGGTAGTAAGGGCCTTCGGTATAATATCCGTCAGGGGAAAAAGGCTCGTCTATATTGGCCAGAAAACCGGCTTTTTGGCCTTCCACCTTTATGAATCCTCCGTCATTGTCCTTGGCCCCGATCGGCAAGCCGTCGTCTTCAATACCGTAGAGCGCCCTTTGGATCAACTCCTCATCGCCCATTACCAAACCGATCATCCCTACGGCGGCATTGCCCCAAGTACTGTGGTTGTGTACGCGGTTGTAGAATTGCGGATTTTCTATGGATATGTAATCGGCGAATGGCCTGAAAAGGTTTTTTTCAAGTTGCTTGCGTTCTTTTTTCGAAAGGTAGTCATATACGCAGTCATAGGCCTGACTCACGTAAACCAGCCAATTGGAATCGTTTAGGCACTGCCAGAACAACTTTCCCCGGGCGTAAGAACGCGTTTGTGGGTGTACCGGTAGGTCTTTGTACATTCCTTCGTATTGAAACAGCATGTCCTTTATGTATAGGGCATATTTCTCATCGTTTAGAATTTGGTACAATACCCCTGCTTTTTGAAGGATGAAAAAATTGCGCTTATGGCGCTCATGGGTATAGCCTCCGGAATAATCTTTAGGGAGGGGCGTATCTATGCCCAATGCTATTTCGGCATCCACTTCGGCCTTTACCTTTTCCAAGGTGGCGTCAAAAATGGGGATGTTGCCCAATTCGGCCCTTATTTTTTCTACTCCCGCCTTGGTCAGTATCAGACTCGGGTGTTCTTGTGCATGTCCGCTGAAGGAAAGCAACAGAACGAAGAGGAGGGATTGTAGTACGGGTATGTATTTGGTCATGTTCATATCTAATTAGGTGTTGGGCCTAAATGGAACCCATTAGTGAAAAAAATTGGTCATCGGTTGCTTTTGATGTTTTAAAAGAGCCTAGGTATTGTTGCTATGGGCGTACCGACGACCAAGTGCATGCTAATGGTCCTACTATCATTATATGTTTTCTTTTTACTCGATAATCGAGATTAAATGCTCCGAGGCTTGGCTCGAAATCAAGGTGTATTCCTTTTAATGCCTCGTGGGCTTGCCCCGAGGTAGTTTACGATCTTTTTCCTGAACATTGCCTTATGACATAGAGGCAGTGGCATTTTTAAGGAACAAACCCATTCGCCGAACCTGTATAGTCGGTTTGTGTTCCATCGGTATTACCAAGGGAAGTCACAAAAGAAATACTAGGGACGAAAGGCGATTTCATATTGACTGTAAAATTGGTTAACCAATTTGGTTGACCAAAAATAAGTATATTTGTGGAACTAGCAAATTTTTAACAGTTAGTGGGGTTAATTAATTATTTAAGCAGGTGTTATGGGGAAAGGACATGATTATATCTCAAGAAGGCATTTTTCAAAACGGACGGCCGCCGCATTGTGCAGTGTGCCCTTTATGCCATTACATGGATGGAACGCTTTATCTTCCAATACATCGGAAGAGGATATCAAGGTACATCTTTTTTCTAAGCACTTACAGTTTTTGGGCTACGAAGAAATGTCGGAGGTTGCCGCGGATATCGGTTTTGACGGATTGGATTTGACCGTAAGGCCGAAAGGCCATGTATTGCCGGAAAATGTGCAAGATGACCTGCCCAAGGCCGTTGAGGCCATGCGTAAATACGGACTGCAACCTAAAATGATGACCACTAACGTGCTCGATGCCCATGCGGAAATAGACCAACAGGTGTTGAAAACGGCCAGTAAACTAGGGTTGACCCATTATAGGACCGGATGGCTCAGTTATCCTGAAGACCGAAGTATTCAAGAAAGCCAAGAAATCTATAAGTCCCTTTTCAAATCCTTGGAAGCGGCGAACGAAAAATGGGGCTTGATAGGCTGTTATCAAAACCATGCGGGCAACCACGTTGGGGCGCCTATTTGGGATTTGCCTCCTATGCTGCCCGGCCCGCAAAGCAAACATTTGGGCAGTCAGTACGATATACGGCATGCGGTGGTCGAAGGTGGTATGAGCTGGGAACTCGACCTTCGGCTTATAGCGCCATATATAAGGTCGATCGTGATAAAGGATTTTAAATGGGGAATGCAAGAAGGCCAATGGAAACCGGTGAATACGCCGCTTGGTGAGGGTATGGTAGACTTTGGCCGCTATTTTTCTTTGCTAAAAAAATACGGGATCAACGTACCGATATCGCTGCACTTGGAATACGATCTAGGGGGAGCCGAACATGGTGCCCAACAAATAAGCATCGACAAAAAAGTGGTCTATGCCATGATGAAAAAAGATTTGACCTTTTTAAGGAAGGCATGGAAAGCAGCGGAATAATATAAATTTAACCAACCAGGGTATGAGTAAAAAAGAAGAGAGTACCATAGAGAAATTGAGAAAGGTCAGTACGGCTACCATTGCCACCTGTTTGTTTAAAAAGGGGCTGAAAAACCAATTTATACAGAAGGTTAGGCCGCTCAAGCCCGGTCGGCCCACAATGGTCGGGAGGGCCTATACGCTGCGTTACATTCCGGCACGCGAAGATCTCAACCCTATAGAGGTTTTTCAAGACCGGAGACACCTGCAGCGGGTTGCGGTAGAGGAATGTCCCGAAGGATATGTTCTGGTCATAGATAGTCGAAAAGATGCCCGTGCGGCTTCGGCGGGTTCCATCTTGGCAACGCGTTTAATGGTGCGTGGGGTAGAGGGTATGGTGACCGATGGCGGCTTTCGGGATTCCGCCGAGATTGCCGATCTTGATTTTGCGGCTTATCACCAAGGGCCATCGGCGCCTACGAATTTGACCTTGCACCACGCCATTGGCGTTAATGAGCCTATCGCATGTGGCGATGTGGCGGTATTTCCCGAGGATTTTATTGTAGGTGACGATGACGGGGTCATGGTAATACCGGCCCACCTGGCCGAAGGGGTGGCGGAAGAGTGTACAAAAATGACCCTTTTTGAAGACTATGTGATGAAGGAAGTCCAAAAAGGGAAGTCGATTATGGGGCTCTATCCGCTTACCGATAAAGAGTACAAGGCCCGTTTTGATGCATGGATGTTTTTAAAAGACAAGGAAAAGTCATAGTCCGGAGTTACTGCGAATGGCTTCCCTGCGCCGACTTGCGATTGAAGGGGTTTTTGATCGCTACATCAAAGGCGAGATAATGGGCGTCTTTAGAAAAATCCCTTCCCAAGAGGTTGTTCATGTAGCCCATATTAAGGGTGATATCTTGTTGGGGCAGGGTCAGGGAGTAGTAGAGGGAAAAACGACTTTCCTTATAGGCGAATTTACTCCAGTTTTCCGTTTTGCCCGTTGCGAATAGCGATTCTGCAGCGGTGCTGATCTGCTGCGTTTTTGAGCGGTTGAGATAAAAGGAAAGTTTGGCCTTGAAACGGGAGCGGAATTGTAAAGATTCGGTCGCTAAAGTGAAGTCGGGATCGTAAAAGCGTCGGATCTCTGGGCGGTAACTGAACGCATAGTTGATTTTTTTTAAGGAATTGAGATAGGAGATACTGCCGTAAGCCCGTAGTTCTTGACGTGCTTTTGGGGTGTCGTAGTCGTAAGGAGGGGTCGATGTATACTTGTTTTGCCATCGGTAACTCAATGCCAAGGCGCACTTCCAGTGGGGTTTGAAGCGGTGTGTGACTTCTTGGTTTATCACGTAAATCGATGGTTTTTCTATCGGATTATAGTTGTTCGGGTCACTTACACTACCGAATCCTAAATAGGTGGAAGACACTGTAGTCCCTTTTTGGCCAAGGTCCTGTTTTGCCCCTAGGGCCAACCATGCGGCGGTATGGACCTCACCCAATCCCGGAGGGGAAAATTGGGCAAGGCCTTTTATTTGGGTTAGAAGTCCGAAAAGAAGAAGGGGAATAACTTTACGAATACTTCCTTCCATCTTAGTCCTCAATTTGGCTCAATATATTTCCATTGGCATCGAAAACCACTTCCCAGTCTTGCTTGAGCAAGGAGTTCAATTCCATCTTATAGAAGATTTTTCCCTCGTCGGTTATGCGTTCCACATCGTCGGTGGAGTAGCCCTGAAAATTGGTTTCGATAGTTTTATGTACCGCTTGGGGCAATTCCTTTGAAGCTATTTCTTCCTTTTGTTTTACCATCTTTCCTTCGGCATTGTACCATACGTCGTGCTCCGTGTTCCATCCGGTTTCAAATTCCACGTTGTATAGCTTGCCGTCCATTTCCCACTCTACATCCGTGGCTTTTGGATATTGGCTGTTGAACTGATTTAAGATTACGGAAGGAACCTGGCTTTTAGGAAGATCTTGAGCCTGTGAAAAACTGAGGGTTCCCAATGCCGCTAAGAATAAAATTTGCTTTTTCATGTGTATACTGTTTTAATTTATACCGTAAAGAAAGCATGTGAATTTGGAAACAATTGGGAATGCCCGAAGTGGGGGCTTATATTGTGGAGAAGCGTATACTGAAGGAGTGCACGCCTTTTTCGAAGCCGTAAGTTAGGGGGAAGCCGTATAGGTCGGCAATGGCTTTTACAATGGCTAGACCCAGGCCGCTTCCGCTCGTTTTTGAGTCGGTTTTGTGAAATCGGCTGAATACCTTGCCCTTGTCCAAGGTTTTGTCTTTTCCCGTGTTGCGGACGGTAAGCGTATCCTTCGAAATATGTACTTCAACCGTGCCGTTCCCGTGATTGTGGAGTATGGCATTTTTAAGTAGGTTCGAAACAATGATCTGGGCAAGGGTAGGGTCTAGGTGTACCTGTAGTTCATCGGTTTCGGAAACTTCTGTTTTTAGTTTTTTATAACTACTGATTTCCTCAAGGTCACCCAAGGTTTGGTTGACGATGGGATTTAAATGGATTTGCTGATTGTCAAAAAACTGTTTGTTGTCTATTTTAGAGAGTAGGAGCAGGGATTTGTTCAGTCGGACCGAGCGCTCGACGATCTGAAAGATTTCGGCGATCTTTAGCGCATGCGCTTCTTTCAGGTCTTCCTTTTCCAAGAGCAGCTCGAGTTTGTTGATGACCATGGCCAAGGGGGTTTGCAGCTCGTGGGAGGCATTTCCGATAAATTCCTTTTGCTGTTCGAATGCCGATATGCTATGTTGCAACAAGGTGTTTACGGCATATTCCAAATCTTTGAACTCCTTGGTTTTTGTGGAAGTTGCCGGAAGTTTTTCGGTGCTTCCGAGCCGGTAACTTTTTAGTTGGTGCAAGAAGTCGTAAAAGGGTTTCCAGAGCTTTTTCAATACCACATTGTTAATGAGTATGATGCTGGCGATTAGAATGATATAGAGCCAGACCACATCCCAGAACAGTTCGTCGATAAGGTCGTCTTCCTCCACCATGGAGTTGGCGACCTTTAGCTCGTAATACTGTCCCTTTACTTCAAAAGAGGTGGTAAGCATGCGTACCGGTTCGGGTTCGGGTTCTTTGTCGTCGGCATCTTGCATGTAGATGATGGTATCGACGTATTGGTCCTTTGCCGAAAGCGCCCTTTTCTTGTCGATTTTTTGCAGGGTAAAGAAACTCTCGTCAAAACCGCTTTTGGTCAAAATGGTAGAATCGGTCTGTGCTTTTTCAATGATGATGCGCTTGTAGTTTTCCAGACCTTCATCGATGCTGCTTTTGATCTCATTGAGCATGCTCATATAAAAGACCACGCTCCATACCGTAACGATGGCCAAAATGGAAATGGACAAATATTTCAGCGATTGGTTGAGGAGCTTCATTTTTCAACAAGTTTATAGCCCACCCCGTAAACGGAGGCTATTTCTATATCGGCTCCGGAGCGCTGCAGTTTTTTTCGCAAGTTTTTGATTTGTGAGTATACAAAGTCCAAACTGTCGACCTGGTCGGTGTTGTCTCCCCAAACATGTTCTGCCAGTGCGGTTTTGGTGACCAATCGTTTTTTGTTGAGAAGGAAGTAATTAAGGATGTCGAACTCTTTGCGGTTGAGGGGCGTACTATTGCCGTTTACGGAAAACTTACGATCGCTCAGGTCCAAAACCGTATTGGCGAATTCAATGCTGTTTTTTCCATTGAGATTTTTCCTGCGGAGGACGGCCTTGACACGTGCGTTGAGTTCGGCAAGGTGAAAGGGCTTGGTAAGGTAGTCGTCGGCCCCAAGTTCCAAACCCTTGAGTTTGTCATCGAGGGAATCTTTGGCCGAAATGATAATGATGTTCCCGCTCTTGCCCTCTTTTTTCAGTTCTTTTAGAATATCCAATCCACTGCCGTTGGGCAGCATAATATCGAGTAAGATGCAGTCGTAATCGTAGACGAAGGCCTTTTCCATGGCGGTATGGTAGTCCGCTGCGGTCTCCACTAAAAAATTTTCTTTTTCCAGTGATTCCGTTATACTGTTCTGCAGCTGGGCTTCGTCCTCTATTACTAAAATCTTCACCTTGCAAAATTGCTACAAGATTTTGGAAAGAATTGGGAATTTCCGATTTTTTTTGGACTTCCTTTCCAGGTCGTAGTGTTTTGCGGATCGAGGGCCGTGCCTAATTTTCCTTTTGATCGTTTTCGTACACTAATTTTCCTCCAAGATAGGTGGCCATAACTTTGACTTCCCTGATTT is from Zobellia galactanivorans and encodes:
- a CDS encoding cupin domain-containing protein, producing MESFGSSKEFLIGDEIPWETVGEGVQRQIMGYDDKIMLVNVKFEKGGIGPMHEHYHSQVTYVVSGKFKMTIGEETKILKGGDSFYIPPHVMHGTVCQEAGVLIDVFSPIREDFMTK
- a CDS encoding RagB/SusD family nutrient uptake outer membrane protein, which codes for MKQFKLITMLLAVVVSFTACEKDFLSPAPTSGVSSETYFSTEEELETALINMYDGIQGVNSTDPDDRHGIQYEFYITEMRSDNTRTKSSEGEAAQFESYNITPNNGIIANYYESYYNIIYRANVVLDNLDVIENAATKASYEAEAKFVRAYAYFNLVRLYGDVPLIDRVVGPLETDIQFARVAASSIYDFIKSDLSTAVDGLDNTYRTRASKAAAQTLLAKVYLTLGENYSEAQTLLESVMASGYSLEPDFEDVFYNEENNEVIFSIGYLPNLSSDSQNFSAEWLNGVGRTSGVNYVTSEAVAVLDEFGGDRTAVSYRPDPSQVGQYQVTKYLPNGEDGGSNGKSFDSDPTLAGNDWIVIRYADVLLLHVEAIMAGSASTTASKALTSFQAVRDRAGLTDPVTEVTKEDLLLERRVELAFENHRFFDLVRFGQAESVFSAFSSANNLGYSSTDLLLPIPQNEINLSNGSMSQNPGY
- a CDS encoding SusC/RagA family TonB-linked outer membrane protein; this translates as MNLKTQLTLIALLCLNISLFAQDGYTLSGTVSDADNVPIPGVNVIIANTTKGTSTDFDGLFQINVSEGDILQFSYIGYVTQTIPITGQTELNITMAEDAKQLDEVVVIGYGGTQKKSHLTGSISKVVNENLDQIAVARVDDALVGQVSGVNIQATDGEAGAAPTINIRGVGSMAGDSTPLVVVDGVIVSSDFLGSLNMNDVESFEILKDAASSAIYGSKGANGIIMITTKGGVEGKTRINYSTYTGFKEARHSEAYTFSIEETAQAQLAATGSLSDRTKYKQLIGVDRSWQDVIFDGGTITSHSLSARGGSEKTKYSTALNYSHDEGVLITDDFKKYGLRLKVDTKINDKFSFGVNFTPSYTNRRRFDGSTHDILRQTNWLPLYHDENTIQFVNRVQDNGAWADVQVGDYAQQYHFDGYDLDAGAPADSGGVSISNTSNANPAAKVLERERYDKKFKMFGSVYGNYNIIDGLSFRSTLSGSYQDTKRTRWQGTLSSRNGAAGASMDEYSQKEIYLITDNFLSYNKSFGKHDLSVILGVTAETKKSFYSQISGTGYTSDAVKQITNATTISNADAFEWEKNGLSYVSRLNYAYDDKYLASFSFRRDGSSIFGQDFKYGNFTAASVGWNLAKENFLQDSDIVSTFKLRASYGLTGNDLLNVGSVDPDTSSSTSSLSTGNILVDNYPYLALLGSTTYSVDGSLQAGFNPLNIANAGLQWERLREFNPGLDFGFFNNRVSGSVDYYQRTSDQLLLNNPISVTTGFNSALVNLGEVKNEGYEIELRTKNIVTENFRWASTIIASTNKNTLVDFADSNGQITNVDSKRAAEWINLEGQPISTFYGWVVDKDIPLEYLNDAFHPVGGEAQDVYVKDLNGDGIIDDEDKAALGDPYPELVWSFTNEFNLGKFDFSFMFQGSHGAEIRNMGDQYLFNHFNSSQDFNPETTPNQEFIKEKIFTDDIIQDASYVALRNVNIGYNFPKDVLSDYGVSGLRIYASGQNLMYKTADDYTGFNPESVDRTSPTAYGYQRAGSPIYRTISIGLNLDF
- a CDS encoding SDR family NAD(P)-dependent oxidoreductase; amino-acid sequence: MDLKGKIAVVTGGTRDIGKAISLKLAKEGAKVVVNYYNNEANAKKTLDEIRAISGEAIIVKGDMTQKADVDHLVSEAIKAFGGTIDILVNNAGGLVARKSIAEMDEAFFNKVIALNLNSTFLVSQAILPHMKSGASIINIASQAGRDGGGGGSLAYATSKGAVMTFTRGLAKEVGPKNIRVNALCPGMIATTFHDTFTTGDVRKKVAGATPLRREGTAEEIANTVACLASDETTFITGANIDINGGLAFS